A single Chiroxiphia lanceolata isolate bChiLan1 chromosome 25, bChiLan1.pri, whole genome shotgun sequence DNA region contains:
- the LOC116798358 gene encoding apoptosis facilitator Bcl-2-like protein 14, giving the protein MSKQAEILMESNERAPAEEVPRWDVSRQPSGKILSLDRQGAKKVLEIYVRRSLSCRENPPGAKQTLQEKTGGRGRQTDGLQRSESDFCTYSGAKSSPKKNQEEGLKVLDLEEALDDDSKAPQEVPKEGPKPKRKSTKNSSQGKTQHSGSKPTWLKSFLNFFFKRSPEDQKENAGQKAKEKDAKASQGSKPEGAKKHRVDSSTSPVPGRAPKRKTSIKKVFSLKKHGEEERGETGSGARTKRPGCLPLRHVLAPATPAEVEQPDGYYTEVSEEIGLIVQGSESQGRRENGFGEPPQPPGTDGVDEPIRRIVALLRSAGDELDRQMREDARLQLFFRDMSYSSFKDLADAYVRREMTASRADANPQEIQFAFTVHLTATLAGICSQAVNRIMGFGTRYLEDSFAPYGKILQNREKLRTDHCDSPD; this is encoded by the exons ATGTCCAAACAGGCAGAAATACTGATGGAAAG CAATGAGAGGGCTCCGGCTGAGGAGGTGCCTCGGTGGGAtgtcagcaggcagccatcagGCAAGATCCTCTCCCTGGACAGGCAAGGGGCCAAGAAAGTGCTGGAGATTTATGTCAGGCGCTCGCTGAGCTGCCGTGAAAACCCACCAGGGGCCAAACAAACCCTGCAGGAGAAAACTGGAGGGCGAGGGAGGCAAACGGACGGGCTGCAACGGTCAGAAAGCGACTTCTGCACATACTCAGGTGCCAAATCCAGCCCCAAGAAGAACCAGGAGGAGGGACTCAAAGTGCTGGACCTGGAAGAGGCTCTGGATGACGACAGCAAAGCTCCCCAGGAGGTCCCTAAAGAGGGGCCAAAGCCCAagaggaaaagcacaaaaaactCTTCCCAAGGCAAAACCCAACATTCGGGTTCAAAACCAACCTGGTTGAAAAGtttcttaaatttcttcttcaaGAGGAGCCCTGAGGACCAGAAGGAAAACGCAGGgcaaaaagcaaaggagaaagatgCCAAAGCTTCTCAGGGCTCCAAACCAGAAGGAGCCAAAAAACACAGAGTAGACTCAAGCACATCCCCAGTGCCAGGCAGAGCCCCGAAGAGGAAAACCAGCATCAAGAAGGTTTTCTCCTTGAAGAAGCACGGGGAGGAGGAGCGGGGAGAGACGGGATCCGGGGCGAGGACCAAGCGACCCGGCTGCCTTCCCCTGAGGCACGTCCTGGCACCGGCCACGCCAG CAGAGGTGGAGCAGCCCGATGGCTACTACACAGAGGTCTCAGAAGAGATTGGGCTGATCGTGCAGGGCAGTGAGAGCcaggggagaagagaaaatggatTTGGGGAGCCCCCACAGCCACCTGGCACCGATGGGGTTG ATGAACCCATCAGGAGAATCGTGGCCCTGCTCCGGAGCGCGGGAGATGAGCTGGACAGGCAG ATGCGGGAGGACGCGCGGCTGCAGCTGTTCTTCAGGGACATGTCCTACAGCTCCTTCAAGGACCTGGCCGACGCCTACGTCCGCCGGGAAATGACGGCCAGCAGGGCTGATGCCAACCCCCAGGAGATCCAGTTTGCCTTCACGGTCCACCTCACAGCCACGCTGGCTGGAATCTGCAGCCAGGCAGTGAACAGGATCATGGGCTTCGGCACACGGTACCTGGAGGATTCGTTTGCGCCCTACGGCAAAATTCTCcag aacagagaaaagcTCAGGACAGACCACTGTGACAGCCCAGACTGA
- the PNPLA1 gene encoding patatin-like phospholipase domain-containing protein 1 — MAVENLRAPSTPFSLSFSGSGFLALYQVGVVQSLLELAPELLKSACKVYGSSAGSLIAAAVVCGIGLDDLKEFFFALAAEVRKTILGPLSPKCSLLANIKAVLQRMLPEDSYQLASGRLHISLTRVADGQNVMASEFSSKEELIQALLCSCFLPIYCGFIPPSYRGVRYVDGGFTGLQPVSSLEEPVITVSPFTGELDICPRDCPAIFFCFQIFNGSVQISIENLCRISYALFPPSTMVLNDIFSQGYQDTALFLYRNNAFGFNYFDGNFRFGSTCGKNNSTQPKGTHPGLCRRDSESLTPYFLPGLWKKEQMNGLQDPLARILLQPYRLPALFRKGVKKVWGLLEGVTSLVQGFHKFLQTLVPGLPKRAVDRR, encoded by the exons ATGGCTGTGGAGAATCTCCGGGCTCCGAGCACCCCTTTCTCGCTCTCCTTTTCGGGCAGTGGTTTCCTGGCCCTCTACCAGGTTGGGGTGGTGCAGTCCCTCCTGGAACTGGCTCCTGAGCTCCTCAAATCTGCGTGCAAGGTCTATGGATCATCGGCGGGGTCCCTGATCGCCGCCGCCGTCGTGTGCGGGATCGGCCTGG ATGACCTAAAGGAATTCTTCTTTGCCCTGGCAGCAGAAGTCAGGAAAACCATCCTGGGCCCCCTCTCTCCCAAGTGCAGCTTGCTGGCCAATATCAAGGCTGTTCTGCAGCGAATGCTCCCAGAGGATTCCTACCAGTTGGCTTCAGGGAGGCTGCACATCTCACTCACACGGGTGGCAGACGGCCAGAATGTCATGGCCTCGGAGTTCAGCTCCAAAGAGGAGCTCATTCAG gctctcctctgcagctgcttccttCCTATTTACTGTGGATTCATCCCTCCATCCTACCGAGGAGTG cGCTACGTGGACGGGGGGTTCACCGGCCTGCAGCCCGTGTCCAGCCTGGAGGAGCCCGTGATCACCGTGTCCCCCTTCACTGGAGAGCTCGACATCTGCCCCCGGGACTGTCCTGCCATCTTCTTCTGCTTCCAGATCTTCAATGGCAGCGTCCAGATCTCCATAGAGAACCTCTGCAGGATCAGCTACGCTCTCTTCCCACCCAGCACCATG GTCTTGAACGACATTTTCTCCCAGGGGTACCAGGACACTGCCCTTTTCCTGTACAGGAACA ACGCCTTTGGATTCAACTACTTCGACGGCAATTTCCGCTTCGGCAGCACCTGTGGGAAAAACAACTCCACCCAACCCAAGGGGACACACCCTGGCCTCTGCAGGAGGGACTCTGAGAGCCTGACTCCTTACTTCCTGCCAG GCTTGTGGAAGAAGGAGCAGATGAATGGACTGCAGGATCCCCTGGCCAGGATCCTGTTGCAGCCATACAGGCTTCCAGCTTTATTCAGGAAGGG ggTGAAGAAGGTGTGGGGGTTGCTGGAAGGTGTCACCTCCCTGGTACAAGGATTCCATAAATTCCTCCAAACCTTGGTGCCTGGTTTGCCCAAGAGAGCTGTGGACAGGAG GTAA